AAAGCCGGCACCCAGCCCGAGGAGCTACTTGCCGCGCCGTGGAATGTGCGCACACGCGTGCAGGAGTATGGCGGCCGCTCCTATACCGTGGCGAACGGGGAAATATTCTTCAGTAACTTCAAGGATCAGCAGCTCTACCGGTTTAAGCCCGGGCAGAAGCCGGTCGCTTTTACCAGCGAACCCGGACTGCGCTATGCGGCCTGCCAATTGGACCGGTCGCGCCAGCGCCTTGTCTGTGTCCAGGAGGATCACCGGGCGGAGGGCGAGCCCACCAATGCGCTGGTGGCGCTGCCGCTGGACTCGCAACGCAAACGCAGCCTGCTCTTCCAGGACAGCGATTTTGTCTCCGCCCCGAGCCTGTCGCCAGACGGTAAGGCGCTGGCGTTTGTCAGCTGGAACCACCCGAATATGCCCTGGGACAATACCAGCCTGTGGTCGGCAGAATTCGCGGACAACGGTCAGTTGCAGCAGCTGGTCAATCACAATCCCGACCGCGAGGAGTCTGTCGTTGACCCGCAGTGGGGGCCCGGCCACCAGCTGTATGCCATCTCTGACCGGGATAACTGGTGGAAGCTCTACCGCGTCAACGGCCAGGATTTCACCCCGCTGCAGCCGGAGTTCAAAGAGAGCGAGCTCGGCGGGCCGGCCTGGACACTGGGAGGCCACTATTATCGCCTCCTCGAGGATGGTCGCATCGTCGCCGCAGTCAGGCACGGCGGCACCGAGACAGTCATGCTGATTGACCCGGCCAATAACCGCAGCACAAAGCTTCCGGTGCAGGGCGTTACGTTCAGCAACCTGCTCCCCGAAGGGAAGCAGCTGTTTATGATCGCGGGCCTTACCGACCGTCCGCCCGAACTGGTGCGGGTGAACCTGAGTGGGGATCAGCACAAAGTCATTCGCACCGCCGGCGATGCCGGTGTGAGTGCGGCGTGGATCCCGCAATACCAGCTGGTGAGCTTCCCAACCGCCGGTGGTGCCACCACCCACGGCATCTACCTGCCCCCCACCAATCCGCAAGTGCGGGCCCCGGAAGGCGAGGCGCCGCCACTGATCGTCACCGTACACGGCGGGCCGACCGCGGTCAGCAGCCCGACATTCAGCCGCAGTGAGCTGTTCTGGACCAGCCGCGGCTTCGCCATGCTGAAGTTGAATTACCGCGGCAGCACCGGTTTTGGCCGCGCGTACCGCCGCTCTCTCTACGGACAGTGGGGCGAAGCCGATGTAGAAGATGCCATCGCCGCGGCCAAATGGGCGGCGGACTCCGGCCTGGCAGACCCGGACCAACTGATCATCCGCGGTGGCAGTGCCGGTGGCTTTACCGCGCTGGCCGCGCACGCCTTCCACGATACCTTTGCCACCGGTGCCAGTTACTATGGGATCAGCGATCTGGAAGCACTGGCGCAGGACACCCACAAGTTCGAATCGCGCTATATGGATAACCTGATCGGCCCCTACCCGCAGGACAAGGAAACCTACCGCGAACGTTCACCCATCCACCATCTGCAAGGGTTCACCAAACCACTGCTGCTGTTACAGGGCGAGGACGATCCGGTCGTACCACCCAACCAGTCAGAGATGATCTTCAAGGCACTCGAAGCACAGGGTGTCCCCACCGCCTACCTGGCGTTCCCCGGGGAATCCCACGGCTTCCGCAAGTCGGAAAACCAGATCCGCGCACTGCAGGCAGAGCTGTCTTTCTATCGGCAGGTACTGGGAATTGATGCGGCAGAACAACTGCC
This region of Microbulbifer sp. SAOS-129_SWC genomic DNA includes:
- a CDS encoding prolyl oligopeptidase family serine peptidase is translated as MRILFLIMAVCLCACERAPDAPTGSQTRTLPYGSWPSPVSAESAIAGSRALGSVSFDNGYLYWAESRPEEGGRITLMRWKAGTQPEELLAAPWNVRTRVQEYGGRSYTVANGEIFFSNFKDQQLYRFKPGQKPVAFTSEPGLRYAACQLDRSRQRLVCVQEDHRAEGEPTNALVALPLDSQRKRSLLFQDSDFVSAPSLSPDGKALAFVSWNHPNMPWDNTSLWSAEFADNGQLQQLVNHNPDREESVVDPQWGPGHQLYAISDRDNWWKLYRVNGQDFTPLQPEFKESELGGPAWTLGGHYYRLLEDGRIVAAVRHGGTETVMLIDPANNRSTKLPVQGVTFSNLLPEGKQLFMIAGLTDRPPELVRVNLSGDQHKVIRTAGDAGVSAAWIPQYQLVSFPTAGGATTHGIYLPPTNPQVRAPEGEAPPLIVTVHGGPTAVSSPTFSRSELFWTSRGFAMLKLNYRGSTGFGRAYRRSLYGQWGEADVEDAIAAAKWAADSGLADPDQLIIRGGSAGGFTALAAHAFHDTFATGASYYGISDLEALAQDTHKFESRYMDNLIGPYPQDKETYRERSPIHHLQGFTKPLLLLQGEDDPVVPPNQSEMIFKALEAQGVPTAYLAFPGESHGFRKSENQIRALQAELSFYRQVLGIDAAEQLPPLKIIGLEK